In one window of Candidatus Sulfuricurvum sp. RIFRC-1 DNA:
- the aspS gene encoding aspartate--tRNA ligase, translating into MRSHFCTDLSEANVGDKVVLCGWANSYRDHGGIVFIDLRDKSGLIQLVCDPADNAHAHKLASEVRDEFVLIAHGRIRLRGEGLTNPRLKTGAIEVVVDELVIENRSEPVPFVIGDNNVGEETRLKYRYLDLRNPLMFNTFKLRSKAAIAARNVLDSLGFLEVETPILTKSTPEGARDYLVPSRVHEGEFYALPQSPQLFKQLLMVGGFDRYFQIAKCFRDEDLRADRQPEFTQIDVEMSFCNQEDVIRVAEELITGMFASAGHTVVTPFNRIKYSDAMEWYGSDKPDLRYDLKMVDVIDIFARCDNEIFTSIAANPKMNRIKALRVPGADLVFSKREMKSFEDYVRKFGAKGLGYFQMKEDGLKGPLEKFFSPEDLQLLVDRTGMEVGDVVFFGAGDKKTVWDYMGRFRIFIAEHEKMNLIDKDRFEFVWVVDFPMFEIEEGRVKALHHPFTMPRDLNHEHLEDIESIAYDIVLNGTELGGGSIRIHKQALQEQIFSLLGIGEEEAQEKFGFLLDALKFGAPPHGGFAIGFDRFMMLLSKKDSIRDVIAFPKTQRASCIMTQAPSPVELTQLRELHIRLRESVK; encoded by the coding sequence TTGAGAAGTCATTTTTGTACCGATTTAAGTGAAGCAAACGTAGGCGATAAAGTCGTTTTATGCGGTTGGGCGAACAGCTACCGTGACCATGGTGGTATTGTATTTATCGACTTGCGCGATAAAAGCGGTCTTATTCAACTCGTATGCGATCCGGCTGACAATGCTCATGCGCATAAATTGGCGAGCGAAGTTCGTGATGAATTCGTCCTTATCGCTCATGGACGTATCCGTTTGCGTGGTGAAGGTTTGACAAATCCGCGTTTAAAAACGGGTGCAATTGAAGTGGTTGTGGATGAACTAGTGATTGAAAACCGCTCTGAGCCGGTTCCGTTTGTTATCGGAGACAACAATGTCGGTGAAGAGACACGTCTCAAATACCGTTATCTTGATTTACGCAATCCATTAATGTTTAACACATTTAAGCTCCGTTCTAAAGCAGCTATTGCAGCTCGCAATGTGCTAGACAGCTTAGGTTTTCTGGAAGTAGAGACCCCTATTCTCACCAAATCAACCCCTGAGGGCGCACGTGACTATCTCGTACCAAGTCGTGTCCATGAAGGTGAGTTCTACGCCCTCCCCCAATCTCCTCAACTCTTTAAACAGCTTTTGATGGTGGGCGGATTTGATCGCTATTTTCAAATAGCAAAATGTTTCCGTGACGAAGATTTGCGTGCAGATCGTCAACCGGAATTTACCCAAATCGACGTAGAAATGAGCTTCTGCAACCAAGAAGATGTTATTCGTGTTGCCGAAGAGCTGATTACCGGTATGTTCGCGAGTGCCGGTCATACAGTGGTGACGCCGTTTAATCGTATCAAGTACTCTGATGCGATGGAATGGTATGGCTCCGATAAACCGGATCTTCGCTACGATCTTAAAATGGTTGATGTGATTGATATTTTTGCACGTTGTGATAATGAAATATTTACATCTATCGCTGCTAATCCGAAAATGAACCGTATCAAAGCGCTCCGTGTTCCGGGTGCTGATTTGGTATTCTCGAAACGTGAAATGAAAAGTTTCGAAGACTATGTACGTAAATTCGGTGCCAAAGGGCTCGGATACTTCCAAATGAAAGAGGACGGTCTCAAAGGGCCGTTGGAGAAATTCTTTAGCCCTGAAGATTTGCAACTCCTTGTTGATCGTACCGGTATGGAAGTGGGCGACGTCGTCTTCTTTGGTGCGGGTGACAAGAAAACCGTATGGGATTATATGGGCCGTTTCCGTATCTTCATCGCAGAGCACGAAAAAATGAACCTGATCGACAAAGACCGTTTCGAATTTGTATGGGTTGTCGATTTCCCAATGTTCGAAATCGAAGAGGGTCGCGTAAAAGCACTTCATCACCCGTTTACTATGCCGCGTGATTTGAATCACGAGCATCTCGAAGATATCGAATCAATCGCTTATGACATCGTTCTTAACGGTACGGAACTCGGCGGCGGATCGATTCGTATTCATAAACAAGCATTGCAAGAGCAAATTTTCAGTCTCCTCGGTATCGGTGAGGAAGAAGCTCAAGAGAAATTCGGGTTCCTCCTCGATGCTCTCAAATTCGGAGCACCGCCACACGGTGGTTTCGCTATTGGTTTTGATCGTTTCATGATGTTACTCTCTAAAAAAGATAGCATCCGTGATGTTATCGCGTTCCCGAAAACCCAAAGGGCATCATGTATCATGACCCAAGCGCCGAGTCCGGTTGAGTTGACACAGCTTCGTGAACTCCATATACGTTTACGTGAAAGTGTTAAGTAA
- a CDS encoding adenylate kinase has translation MKKLFLIIGAPGSGKTTDAQIIAERNSDDIVHYSTGDLLRAEVASGSERGKRIDSFISKGLIVPIEIAIETITSAIKVAPSDVILFDGYPRSFEQMDELDKFLQNDSSIELISVIEVVVSEEVARDRVLGRARGADDNEKVFNNRMKVYTDPLADIQSFYESKNLLKKIDGERSIDAIVDEMELFIESKI, from the coding sequence ATGAAAAAACTTTTTTTGATCATCGGTGCGCCGGGTTCAGGGAAAACGACCGATGCACAGATCATAGCCGAACGTAACAGTGATGATATTGTTCACTACTCTACCGGAGATTTGCTCCGTGCCGAAGTAGCCAGTGGCTCTGAACGTGGAAAACGGATTGACAGCTTTATCAGTAAAGGGTTGATAGTTCCCATCGAGATCGCGATTGAGACTATTACGAGTGCCATAAAAGTAGCTCCGTCCGACGTTATCTTATTCGATGGGTATCCTCGTTCTTTTGAGCAAATGGATGAATTGGACAAATTTTTGCAAAATGATAGCTCTATTGAGCTCATTAGCGTTATCGAAGTCGTTGTCAGTGAAGAGGTAGCGCGTGATCGTGTTTTAGGACGTGCTCGCGGTGCGGATGACAATGAAAAAGTCTTTAACAACCGTATGAAAGTGTATACTGATCCCTTAGCGGATATTCAAAGCTTTTATGAATCAAAAAACCTTCTCAAAAAAATTGACGGTGAACGTTCAATTGACGCCATTGTCGATGAGATGGAACTCTTTATCGAATCAAAAATCTAA
- the adk gene encoding adenylate kinase, translating into MKIILLGAPGAGKGTQAQFLTKAFDIPQISTGDMLRAAIKAGTELGTLAKSFMDSGKLVTDEIIIGLVKERILEDDCKNGFLLDGFPRTVPQADALKEAGVAIDAVIEIDVADSVIVERMSGRRAHLASGRTYHVVFNPPKVEGKDDETGEDLVQRADDKAEVVLDRLRVYHEQTAPLVDYYQGFAASDTSVKYITIDGTQKIDVVEKEILSQLK; encoded by the coding sequence ATGAAAATAATTTTATTAGGTGCACCGGGTGCAGGAAAAGGGACACAAGCTCAGTTTTTGACCAAAGCATTCGATATTCCGCAAATCTCTACAGGTGATATGCTCCGCGCCGCGATTAAAGCGGGAACTGAGCTTGGAACATTGGCAAAATCGTTTATGGATTCGGGGAAACTTGTTACCGATGAGATCATTATCGGTTTGGTTAAAGAGCGTATTTTAGAAGATGATTGCAAAAACGGTTTTCTTCTTGATGGTTTTCCACGTACCGTTCCTCAAGCCGATGCCCTCAAAGAAGCGGGTGTTGCTATTGATGCCGTGATTGAGATCGATGTTGCCGATAGCGTTATCGTTGAGCGTATGTCAGGACGTCGTGCTCACCTCGCATCAGGTCGTACTTACCATGTCGTTTTCAATCCGCCGAAGGTGGAAGGAAAAGACGATGAGACGGGAGAAGATTTAGTTCAACGTGCTGATGATAAAGCGGAAGTCGTTCTCGATCGTCTCCGTGTTTATCATGAACAAACGGCACCGCTTGTCGACTACTACCAAGGCTTTGCCGCTTCTGATACATCGGTAAAATACATCACCATCGACGGAACGCAAAAAATCGACGTTGTCGAAAAAGAAATATTGTCACAATTAAAATAA
- a CDS encoding molybdopterin-binding protein has product MKNPHFYAVIIGSEILNGRREDKHFLYLRDALLRRGFTLFSSSIIKDDPVLIHNTFSMIKNDPDAVMFSFGGIGSTPDDLTRQIASNVFSDGELIPHEQFTQDIIERFAEAAYPHRVHMAELPKKSELLHNTINNMSGFYLEDRFFFMPGFPEMSHPMVEEALEYFYPNAPLHYRHTLIAQTSENTLIDVMNRMDKSVDFSSLPMMNGGNPIVEISVASLNYELGIQNFQLFIDALEEKLIPFEIILNNKK; this is encoded by the coding sequence ATGAAAAATCCCCATTTTTATGCTGTAATCATCGGTTCTGAAATCCTTAACGGTCGTCGTGAAGATAAACATTTTTTGTACTTGCGTGATGCACTGCTCCGACGTGGATTTACCCTATTCTCATCTTCCATTATAAAAGATGACCCCGTGCTGATCCATAATACTTTTTCTATGATTAAAAATGATCCCGATGCTGTGATGTTCAGTTTCGGTGGTATCGGTTCAACTCCCGATGATTTAACGCGTCAGATTGCCTCCAACGTCTTCAGTGACGGTGAATTGATTCCGCATGAACAGTTTACGCAGGATATTATTGAACGTTTCGCAGAAGCAGCCTATCCTCACCGAGTCCACATGGCTGAACTCCCTAAAAAATCTGAACTTCTCCATAATACAATCAATAATATGTCTGGATTTTATCTTGAAGATCGCTTTTTCTTTATGCCGGGATTTCCTGAAATGTCCCATCCGATGGTTGAGGAAGCATTGGAATATTTTTATCCCAATGCGCCGTTGCATTATCGTCATACTCTCATCGCCCAAACTTCTGAAAATACTCTGATTGATGTAATGAATAGAATGGATAAATCTGTTGACTTTTCATCTTTGCCGATGATGAACGGAGGAAATCCAATAGTTGAAATTTCTGTTGCATCGCTTAATTATGAGTTGGGTATTCAAAATTTTCAGCTATTTATCGATGCTTTAGAGGAAAAATTAATTCCTTTTGAAATCATTCTAAATAACAAAAAATAA
- the htpX gene encoding zinc metalloprotease HtpX, which produces MEQIKTFLLLGSLSVLLVLIGGYFGGTGGMAIALLIAGGMNFYAYYFSDAMILKHYNAQEVDPREAPMLYRVVERLVERANLPMPKVYIIHDHIPNAFATGRNPEHAAVAITTGLLELLSEDEIEGVMAHELSHVEHRDILVATIAATIAGAIAFAANIMQFGAMFGNRNNRGGNPILMIAMAILLPIAASIIQMTISRSREFMADEGAARLTGHPEWLQNALIKLSNYNGRGEVHGATPENAHMFIISPFDGKKISFANLFRTHPTTEQRLERLEALKEELNSSTEQNKLYDRHYV; this is translated from the coding sequence ATGGAACAGATTAAAACGTTTTTATTATTAGGTTCTTTAAGTGTACTTCTCGTACTTATCGGCGGATACTTTGGGGGAACCGGCGGTATGGCAATTGCCCTCCTGATCGCTGGAGGAATGAACTTTTACGCCTATTATTTTTCCGACGCGATGATATTGAAACATTACAATGCACAAGAGGTTGACCCCCGAGAAGCACCAATGCTTTACCGTGTTGTCGAACGTCTTGTCGAACGTGCAAATTTACCAATGCCAAAAGTCTATATTATCCATGATCATATCCCCAATGCATTTGCCACCGGTCGTAATCCTGAACATGCTGCCGTAGCAATTACGACAGGACTGTTAGAGTTGCTTTCTGAGGATGAAATAGAGGGGGTTATGGCACATGAGCTATCCCATGTTGAGCATCGGGATATTTTGGTTGCAACCATCGCGGCTACTATCGCCGGAGCCATAGCCTTTGCTGCGAATATCATGCAGTTTGGTGCGATGTTCGGTAACCGAAATAATCGAGGCGGTAATCCGATTTTGATGATTGCCATGGCTATTTTACTCCCCATCGCTGCGAGCATAATTCAAATGACAATCAGCAGATCACGTGAGTTTATGGCGGATGAAGGTGCGGCACGTTTGACCGGACATCCCGAATGGCTTCAAAATGCTCTGATAAAACTTTCGAACTATAACGGAAGAGGAGAAGTGCACGGAGCAACTCCGGAAAATGCCCATATGTTTATCATAAGTCCCTTTGATGGCAAAAAAATTTCATTTGCGAATCTCTTCCGTACCCACCCTACGACGGAACAACGGTTGGAACGTTTAGAGGCATTAAAAGAGGAACTTAATTCGTCTACAGAACAAAACAAACTCTATGACAGACATTATGTTTAG
- a CDS encoding ankyrin repeat domain-containing protein — translation MEQWIELLKANDYLGVKKHLKSGGNPNEVEENGESVICFAMRYHCDSEIIDLLIDNGADIHHVDEEGVSVFDVAVTYNNLPLIEKLIVDGFDVNQPTRRSGFTPLMGAVCYGRVDVIKKLLELNVDIHSRDAYGLSALDFARKMHKKSILALLEGGNDGTD, via the coding sequence ATGGAACAATGGATTGAATTATTAAAAGCGAATGATTATCTTGGGGTTAAAAAACATCTCAAAAGCGGCGGCAACCCCAATGAGGTGGAAGAGAACGGTGAATCGGTGATTTGTTTTGCTATGCGCTATCACTGTGATAGCGAAATAATCGATTTATTAATCGATAACGGTGCCGATATTCATCATGTAGATGAGGAAGGGGTTAGCGTATTTGATGTAGCTGTCACGTATAACAATCTGCCCCTCATTGAAAAACTAATTGTGGATGGTTTTGATGTCAATCAACCGACACGCAGAAGCGGATTTACTCCGCTCATGGGAGCCGTTTGTTACGGACGTGTTGATGTAATCAAAAAATTATTGGAATTAAATGTCGATATACACTCTCGCGATGCTTATGGATTAAGTGCTCTCGATTTTGCACGCAAAATGCATAAAAAATCAATTTTGGCTCTTTTAGAAGGAGGTAACGATGGAACAGATTAA
- a CDS encoding tetrahydrodipicolinate N-succinyltransferase N-terminal domain-containing protein, whose protein sequence is MEILETESAFKACVQEIQNTTGFKNPLAFGICRVDFGQLNSDKILQASFPHINWNENFGSAAIFIKSAQEQGFEIDFTANEVIVPVTLKFLEGCLNAFTPYSDEAYGDAHKNIQVISALYNQIKERGMREGEFRLVLLFDDVACVSVEGTYLKLYALSTSKAPLRSLNLNGAFGALHNVAWSDGQPIELEWLRENEIELKFANEYPKIDFVDKFPRYLQHIIPANNTRVLDDSKVRFGAQLHAGTTIMPGASYVNFNAGTTGVSMVEGRISSSAVVGDGSDVGGGASILGVLSGTDGIPVTIGKNTLLGANSVTGIALGDGCIVDAGIAVLAGTKFAVSAEELAKIQEANPATALSGTSFKGKDLVGLNGIHYRQDSTTGQLLIRRSTREVKLNADLH, encoded by the coding sequence ATGGAAATTCTAGAAACCGAATCAGCGTTTAAAGCATGTGTTCAAGAGATTCAAAACACTACAGGATTCAAAAATCCCCTCGCATTCGGTATTTGCCGTGTTGATTTCGGTCAGCTTAACAGCGATAAAATCCTCCAAGCCTCGTTCCCTCATATCAACTGGAACGAAAACTTCGGCAGTGCGGCGATCTTTATCAAAAGTGCTCAAGAGCAAGGTTTCGAGATTGATTTTACTGCGAATGAAGTAATTGTCCCCGTAACCCTCAAATTTTTAGAGGGGTGTTTAAACGCATTTACCCCCTATTCAGATGAAGCGTACGGGGATGCACACAAAAATATCCAAGTGATCTCAGCCCTCTATAACCAAATCAAAGAACGCGGTATGCGCGAGGGTGAGTTCCGTCTTGTACTATTGTTTGATGATGTCGCTTGTGTCAGTGTTGAAGGTACGTATCTCAAACTTTACGCATTATCAACATCTAAAGCACCGCTTCGCTCTCTTAATCTTAACGGTGCATTTGGCGCATTGCATAATGTCGCATGGTCGGACGGGCAACCGATCGAACTCGAATGGTTGCGTGAAAATGAGATTGAACTTAAATTTGCCAACGAATATCCAAAAATTGATTTCGTCGATAAATTCCCGCGTTATCTCCAACACATTATCCCGGCTAACAATACTCGAGTATTGGACGATTCAAAAGTCCGTTTCGGTGCGCAACTCCATGCCGGTACGACGATCATGCCGGGTGCCAGCTATGTCAACTTTAATGCGGGAACTACCGGTGTGAGCATGGTAGAGGGGCGTATTTCCAGTTCTGCCGTTGTGGGTGATGGTTCAGACGTCGGCGGCGGGGCCTCAATCCTCGGCGTTTTGAGCGGAACCGACGGAATCCCCGTCACAATCGGTAAAAATACCCTGTTAGGGGCTAATTCGGTAACGGGTATCGCTCTAGGGGATGGATGTATCGTCGATGCGGGGATCGCCGTATTGGCGGGAACAAAATTTGCGGTGAGTGCCGAAGAGTTGGCTAAAATCCAAGAAGCAAATCCTGCAACCGCATTGAGCGGAACCAGTTTCAAAGGTAAAGATTTGGTCGGATTGAACGGTATCCATTACCGACAAGATTCAACAACAGGTCAATTGCTTATCCGCCGCTCTACACGTGAAGTGAAGCTCAATGCCGATTTACACTAA
- a CDS encoding SH3 domain-containing C40 family peptidase — protein sequence MMKTTVWISGLLLVLGGCSTHITTPIPAPIKSPNATKTLDTNQSALSDPFCCMLPQDLELKLPEYGPKVNDLERFEQSMAPYVEKNGVDRENLFEVQNSFEMRYFSPWGYIAAAQKVEEVTWPLRAFRGGYGSNLKPVPPLWFEEMKQQSNFEAYGTINKKAITLKWMDIRAFPTDKPLYKNPALPGEGYPFDLLQNSSVNYNEPIFISHTSKDGAWSYIFTNNVSGWVKSDGITLINDETALMIQKSEKAFLIEDNIALLDNTNRFIAYSRVGMVLPLERVEGDNYYVKAIDTNSSTKILSLPKHSAHIGVSRLNKSDLITIGTQLLKNTYGWGGMYGERDCSSMIRDMMTPFGIWLPRNSSAQARKGDIISFTGLSDDEKLFLIKEKGIPFETIIYLKGHVLLYVGTYQDSVMVMHNVWGVRTLDKQGNRGRHIIGKAVISTLELGADLEDFDPAMKLLSRVESMNIFTQPPTTLTRNTKNIPKKKSL from the coding sequence ATGATGAAAACAACCGTATGGATAAGTGGGCTTTTATTGGTATTGGGGGGGTGTAGCACCCATATAACTACCCCTATACCTGCACCAATAAAGTCTCCTAATGCTACTAAAACACTTGATACAAATCAAAGTGCTTTGAGTGATCCATTTTGTTGCATGCTTCCCCAAGACCTTGAACTAAAGCTCCCTGAATACGGTCCAAAAGTAAACGATTTGGAACGATTTGAGCAATCGATGGCCCCGTATGTCGAAAAAAACGGTGTTGATCGTGAAAATTTATTTGAAGTTCAAAATAGCTTTGAAATGCGTTACTTTTCACCGTGGGGGTACATTGCTGCAGCTCAAAAAGTAGAAGAGGTCACATGGCCTCTTCGAGCTTTCAGAGGAGGGTATGGAAGTAATCTCAAACCAGTCCCCCCTTTATGGTTTGAAGAGATGAAACAGCAAAGTAACTTTGAAGCCTACGGAACGATCAATAAAAAAGCGATTACTCTAAAATGGATGGATATTCGAGCATTTCCGACGGATAAACCACTGTATAAAAATCCCGCACTGCCGGGGGAGGGGTATCCATTCGATCTCTTGCAAAATAGCAGTGTCAATTATAATGAACCTATTTTTATCTCACATACCTCAAAAGACGGGGCATGGAGCTATATTTTTACCAATAACGTGTCAGGATGGGTCAAATCAGACGGTATTACTCTGATCAATGATGAAACAGCGCTTATGATTCAAAAATCCGAAAAAGCTTTTTTGATTGAAGATAATATAGCGTTATTGGACAATACGAACCGATTTATTGCCTATTCACGCGTGGGTATGGTTTTACCTTTGGAACGTGTCGAGGGTGACAACTATTATGTCAAAGCGATTGATACAAACAGTTCAACCAAAATCCTGTCTCTGCCAAAACACTCAGCCCATATCGGTGTAAGCCGACTCAACAAAAGTGACTTAATTACCATTGGAACACAACTGCTGAAAAATACCTACGGTTGGGGCGGAATGTATGGAGAACGTGATTGTTCTTCTATGATACGTGACATGATGACCCCATTTGGAATTTGGCTCCCGCGTAACTCTTCTGCGCAAGCACGGAAAGGTGACATCATCTCATTTACAGGGCTGAGCGATGATGAAAAGCTTTTCCTAATAAAAGAAAAAGGCATCCCGTTCGAAACCATTATTTATCTCAAAGGGCATGTATTGCTTTACGTTGGCACCTATCAAGATAGTGTAATGGTGATGCATAATGTTTGGGGAGTACGTACCCTCGATAAGCAAGGCAATCGTGGACGTCATATTATCGGTAAAGCGGTAATCAGTACATTAGAACTGGGAGCGGATTTAGAAGATTTCGATCCGGCTATGAAATTACTTTCACGCGTGGAGAGTATGAATATATTTACTCAACCTCCGACTACCCTTACTCGTAATACTAAAAATATTCCCAAAAAGAAATCTCTTTAA
- a CDS encoding LexA family transcriptional regulator, with protein sequence MKTFSDIVEAIKDIVSSEFPDKKVFDKDVAELLDISQMNFATMKKRNKVPFSELLDFCAKRSIAINWLLYNQSPESLIEPTNRVYMVRYFSSVNASAGGGAENDELEYEPLMLEENFVFSLGGEKELRHIEAINVSGDSMEPSFSYNDIVFVNRSKTDLSRGGIFTIRTEHGLFIKRLQVRIDGKLDIISDNKDYPTYVAHKNEVEIIGRVVGRFGGVE encoded by the coding sequence ATGAAAACATTCAGTGATATCGTTGAGGCAATCAAAGATATTGTCTCTTCCGAATTCCCCGATAAAAAAGTGTTTGATAAAGATGTGGCTGAATTATTGGATATTTCACAAATGAATTTTGCCACCATGAAAAAACGCAACAAAGTTCCCTTTAGTGAATTACTCGATTTTTGCGCTAAACGCTCTATCGCTATCAATTGGTTGCTCTATAACCAATCTCCTGAGAGTTTGATAGAACCGACTAACCGTGTATATATGGTGCGCTATTTCTCTTCGGTCAACGCCTCTGCGGGTGGAGGGGCGGAAAACGACGAACTCGAGTATGAGCCTTTAATGTTGGAAGAAAATTTTGTTTTTTCTCTCGGAGGAGAGAAAGAGCTGCGTCATATCGAAGCTATCAATGTTTCCGGTGATTCCATGGAGCCCTCTTTTAGCTATAACGATATAGTTTTTGTCAACCGTTCTAAAACGGATCTAAGCCGAGGGGGAATTTTTACCATTCGAACTGAACACGGGCTCTTTATTAAGCGTTTGCAAGTGCGGATTGATGGTAAACTTGATATTATTTCAGATAACAAAGACTATCCAACCTATGTTGCACATAAAAATGAAGTCGAAATTATCGGCCGAGTTGTAGGACGTTTTGGCGGAGTCGAATAA
- a CDS encoding tRNA (cytidine(34)-2'-O)-methyltransferase, translating into MFNIVLVTPQIPNNTGAIGRLCVNTGSSLHLIKPIGFDIDEKAVRRAGLDYWHKIDLHVWENIDDFMNAHPNTERFFFATTKTDRPYFELDFKEGDYLLFGSETSGIPRDILESFPNQTMTIPMTKEGRSLNLAISSGIILYEAIKQNFNSYRKMM; encoded by the coding sequence ATGTTTAATATCGTTTTAGTCACTCCGCAAATCCCGAATAATACAGGGGCAATAGGAAGATTGTGTGTTAATACCGGGTCATCGTTACACCTAATCAAACCAATCGGTTTTGATATCGATGAAAAAGCGGTACGTCGTGCAGGTTTGGATTATTGGCATAAAATCGATTTGCATGTCTGGGAGAATATCGATGATTTCATGAATGCTCACCCTAATACTGAGCGTTTTTTCTTTGCGACTACTAAAACAGACCGTCCCTATTTTGAACTAGATTTCAAAGAGGGTGATTATCTTTTATTCGGCAGTGAAACATCTGGGATTCCAAGGGATATCCTGGAATCATTTCCGAATCAAACAATGACTATACCGATGACCAAAGAAGGGCGAAGTCTAAATCTCGCTATCAGCAGCGGAATAATCCTCTATGAAGCGATCAAACAAAATTTTAATTCTTACCGAAAGATGATGTAA
- the purU gene encoding formyltetrahydrofolate deformylase, whose protein sequence is MNEHYRVLIHCNDEKGLVYKVSSIFFHRNLNIISNNEFVDKAHNKFFMRSVVAGEIAPDVLRSELKAILPVNAHLEVIAPRKKRVVLMATKESHALGDILIRYEAGELDCHIVGVVSNYDLLEPLVSKFDIPFYTVSHEGCDRDEHEKRVLAQLSELGEIDYMVLAKYMRILTPRFVRAYEDKIINIHHSFLPAFIGANPYKQAYERGVKIIGATAHFVNNHLDEGPIIAQDVIHVNHAYGWEEMQRLGRDVEKIVLSKALKLALEDRIFVHANKTIIF, encoded by the coding sequence ATGAACGAACACTATCGGGTATTGATCCATTGTAACGATGAAAAAGGGCTCGTCTATAAAGTATCGAGTATCTTTTTTCACCGTAATCTCAATATTATTTCCAATAATGAATTTGTCGATAAAGCCCACAATAAATTTTTTATGCGCAGCGTTGTTGCCGGTGAAATTGCACCGGATGTACTTCGTTCTGAACTAAAAGCTATTTTACCTGTAAACGCCCATTTGGAAGTTATCGCTCCGCGTAAAAAAAGGGTGGTCTTGATGGCGACCAAAGAGTCTCATGCATTGGGCGATATTTTAATTCGCTACGAAGCAGGTGAACTCGATTGTCACATTGTGGGAGTTGTCTCAAATTATGATTTACTGGAGCCGTTGGTTTCAAAATTTGATATCCCTTTTTATACCGTCTCACATGAAGGATGCGACCGTGATGAACATGAAAAACGTGTTCTCGCACAGCTCTCAGAACTCGGTGAGATCGATTATATGGTACTGGCAAAATACATGCGTATTTTGACTCCCCGTTTCGTTAGAGCTTATGAAGATAAAATCATCAACATCCACCACTCGTTTCTCCCTGCATTTATTGGAGCGAATCCGTATAAACAAGCGTATGAGCGTGGAGTCAAAATTATCGGCGCAACAGCCCATTTCGTAAACAATCATCTCGATGAGGGACCGATCATCGCACAAGACGTTATCCACGTCAATCACGCCTACGGATGGGAAGAGATGCAGCGCTTGGGCCGTGACGTTGAGAAAATCGTCCTCTCCAAAGCACTTAAATTAGCATTGGAGGATCGTATTTTTGTTCATGCCAATAAAACGATCATTTTCTAA
- a CDS encoding tetratricopeptide repeat protein, which produces MQTLTLANIYELQGLKEDALEIYKEILKKDPSNADAKIAIRRLSGMRKKFLGVNNEMKAFFVQMDEEAEFIQFERWLLRAWN; this is translated from the coding sequence ATGCAAACTCTAACCCTCGCTAATATTTACGAACTTCAAGGGCTCAAAGAAGATGCTCTTGAAATTTACAAAGAGATTTTAAAAAAAGACCCCTCAAATGCGGATGCAAAAATTGCAATTCGCCGTCTCTCCGGGATGCGTAAAAAGTTTTTAGGGGTCAACAATGAAATGAAAGCTTTTTTTGTCCAAATGGACGAAGAGGCTGAATTTATTCAGTTTGAAAGGTGGTTGTTACGCGCATGGAACTAA